One window from the genome of Cytobacillus oceanisediminis encodes:
- a CDS encoding matrixin family metalloprotease, with protein sequence MKKKLIGSLLSVGLISSLFVGNSAQAYDLFTTSECPKVPYPKNIYYWVDGTFQNYSGKWTEVVESVNKWDALPEVEFTTRASLPGGADVKVEFGNFYNGDLYGKYFLGSKGNTIIYKKWFELSATREREVIVHEVGHALGLGHTQTKNDPNAVMRQYGFNDKDYPLSDDKAGIAARY encoded by the coding sequence ATGAAAAAAAAGCTTATTGGTTCTTTACTCTCAGTTGGCCTAATATCCTCGCTTTTTGTGGGGAACTCTGCACAAGCTTATGATCTATTCACCACAAGTGAATGTCCAAAAGTACCGTATCCAAAGAATATTTATTATTGGGTAGATGGTACATTTCAAAATTACAGCGGTAAATGGACAGAGGTTGTTGAATCTGTAAACAAGTGGGATGCTCTGCCGGAAGTAGAATTCACTACGAGAGCCAGTCTACCTGGTGGTGCCGATGTTAAGGTTGAGTTTGGAAACTTCTATAACGGAGACCTATATGGAAAATACTTTCTAGGCTCAAAAGGAAATACAATTATTTATAAAAAATGGTTCGAACTTAGTGCAACACGTGAGCGGGAAGTTATTGTCCATGAAGTAGGACATGCCCTGGGATTGGGTCACACCCAAACAAAAAATGACCCTAACGCTGTAATGCGTCAGTATGGGTTTAACGATAAAGACTATCCTTTATCAGACGATAAAGCTGGCATAGCTGCGCGTTATTAA
- a CDS encoding helix-turn-helix transcriptional regulator: MSKYENRGFMPKQRAFLKLYLLNKIKEKKGGYGSQFLTDLQKEFKQYGYSPTHTELYKTLHELTRDGAVKREKRLLGEPGVNFQEIIVYSLTDEGQEQLEIHNKLMKVELERCIGLLNKAIRDNYGPIKKKA; encoded by the coding sequence ATGAGCAAATACGAAAATCGGGGATTTATGCCAAAGCAGCGTGCCTTTCTAAAGCTTTATCTGCTAAATAAGATCAAGGAGAAAAAAGGAGGATATGGATCTCAGTTTCTTACTGACTTGCAAAAGGAGTTCAAGCAATACGGATATTCCCCAACACATACGGAGCTATATAAAACTCTCCATGAGCTGACAAGGGACGGAGCGGTGAAGAGGGAGAAGAGATTGCTTGGGGAACCAGGGGTAAACTTTCAGGAGATTATTGTCTACTCCTTAACGGATGAGGGGCAGGAGCAGCTGGAGATCCACAACAAACTCATGAAAGTCGAACTTGAAAGATGTATCGGACTATTAAATAAAGCAATACGGGATAATTACGGACCAATCAAAAAGAAAGCTTAG
- a CDS encoding helix-turn-helix domain-containing protein — MTDDFDFSSYLKRLRKDSGLTVRQLQAETGVSGAYLSQLENGIRRPSPDIIKKIHSPLGVSYEQMMEYAGYLSSDYHYLKQLPEEKREIAEVFIKYLYDKEMLNEEDKKKLKASAYYVLGDLVQ; from the coding sequence ATGACAGATGATTTTGACTTTAGCAGTTACTTAAAGCGTCTAAGGAAGGACTCCGGGCTGACAGTTCGTCAGCTGCAAGCGGAAACAGGTGTGTCTGGTGCTTACTTATCTCAATTGGAAAATGGGATACGGCGCCCATCTCCAGATATAATAAAGAAAATTCATAGCCCATTGGGTGTAAGTTACGAGCAGATGATGGAGTATGCCGGTTATCTTTCATCTGATTATCATTATCTTAAACAGCTGCCTGAAGAAAAAAGAGAAATAGCTGAAGTGTTCATTAAGTATCTTTATGACAAAGAAATGCTTAACGAAGAGGATAAGAAGAAATTAAAGGCATCTGCATATTATGTATTAGGTGACTTAGTTCAATAA
- a CDS encoding helix-turn-helix domain-containing protein, with translation MENIGRFIKNRREELGMTQTDLAEHLGITKGFMSKLENGQKPISLIRLVDRKCAGN, from the coding sequence ATGGAGAACATTGGCCGTTTTATTAAAAATCGAAGAGAAGAATTGGGTATGACTCAGACTGATTTAGCTGAGCATCTGGGAATCACCAAAGGTTTCATGTCTAAATTGGAGAATGGTCAAAAACCGATTAGCTTGATCAGGCTTGTTGATCGGAAATGTGCTGGGAATTGA